From Paenibacillus graminis, a single genomic window includes:
- a CDS encoding glycoside hydrolase family 32 protein, which produces MSLIIAIGAAAYYSGRNNIPEEAAPSHSPLTYRAAYHFTTPDKWKNDPQRPIYLDGAYHYYYLYNRDYPAGNGTEWRHAVSTDLMHWTDKGIAIPKYTNPNGDPWSGSVVEDGTGSAGFGKGALVAIMTQPSADGGQQEQYLWYSTDHGYTFSAYGNAPVLPNPGTADFRDPKVIWDDFSRKWIMVLAEGTKIGFYESKDLKAWHYMSGFVTEGIGIVECPDLYLMYADDGAYRWVLGASANGIASGKPNTYAYWTGDFNGIAFLPDRKEPQWLDYGFDWYGAVTFEDGTSSSTTQHRYAMAWMNNWQYAQHTPTLREGFNGMDSIVRQIELKQAGRDSYHLVSEPLEALGQAAEETAVYEQLVVNGSATLPLTGDSYELNTDITWSELKNAGVRLRESADKSRHVDVGVFAEAGYTYVNRAYTGNPGKSGKYLESTAPFDVSRRKIHLKILVDRTSVEVFIDDGSVAYSNVVFPELGDQGISLFSDGGTAVFSNIVIKALK; this is translated from the coding sequence TTGAGCCTTATAATCGCTATCGGGGCGGCGGCTTATTATTCGGGAAGGAACAATATCCCCGAGGAGGCCGCCCCTTCTCATTCACCTCTGACCTATCGGGCGGCCTACCATTTTACCACACCCGATAAGTGGAAAAACGATCCGCAAAGGCCCATTTATCTGGATGGAGCCTACCATTACTATTATCTGTACAACCGCGATTATCCGGCTGGAAATGGTACCGAATGGCGGCACGCAGTATCTACAGATCTGATGCATTGGACTGATAAGGGAATCGCCATTCCCAAATATACCAATCCGAACGGCGATCCTTGGTCAGGGTCGGTTGTAGAAGACGGGACAGGATCAGCCGGTTTCGGAAAAGGGGCTCTTGTCGCGATTATGACCCAGCCCTCCGCCGATGGCGGGCAGCAGGAGCAATATTTATGGTACAGCACCGACCACGGATACACCTTTAGCGCGTACGGAAATGCTCCCGTCCTGCCCAATCCGGGAACAGCCGATTTTAGAGACCCCAAGGTCATTTGGGATGACTTCTCCCGCAAATGGATCATGGTCTTGGCTGAAGGCACAAAAATAGGCTTTTATGAGTCCAAGGACTTAAAAGCCTGGCATTATATGAGCGGATTCGTAACAGAGGGGATCGGAATTGTGGAATGTCCGGATCTTTACCTGATGTATGCGGATGACGGGGCTTATAGATGGGTGCTCGGCGCCAGCGCCAATGGCATAGCGTCAGGAAAACCCAACACCTATGCCTACTGGACAGGGGATTTCAACGGCATAGCATTTCTCCCTGACCGGAAGGAGCCGCAGTGGCTGGATTACGGTTTTGACTGGTACGGCGCCGTAACCTTCGAAGATGGAACAAGCAGCAGCACAACCCAACATCGTTACGCCATGGCCTGGATGAATAATTGGCAATATGCCCAGCATACGCCGACGTTACGGGAAGGCTTCAACGGAATGGATTCGATTGTTCGTCAAATTGAACTGAAGCAGGCCGGCAGGGACAGCTATCATCTTGTTTCGGAACCGCTTGAAGCCTTAGGCCAAGCGGCGGAAGAGACTGCCGTCTATGAACAATTAGTTGTGAATGGCTCTGCAACACTTCCTCTCACAGGTGATTCGTACGAGCTTAACACCGATATCACTTGGTCTGAGCTTAAGAATGCGGGTGTCAGACTTCGGGAATCTGCGGATAAAAGCCGTCACGTGGATGTTGGAGTCTTTGCCGAAGCCGGGTACACTTATGTCAATCGGGCCTACACCGGGAATCCCGGCAAGAGCGGAAAATATCTGGAAAGCACAGCTCCCTTTGATGTAAGCAGAAGGAAGATACACCTGAAGATTCTTGTCGATAGAACTAGCGTTGAAGTGTTTATTGATGACGGCTCCGTCGCATATTCCAATGTTGTTTTCCCCGAATTAGGCGATCAGGGGATCTCACTGTTTTCCGACGGCGGCACAGCGGTTTTTAGCAATATTGTGATTAAGGCATTAAAATAA
- a CDS encoding glycoside hydrolase family 68 protein, with the protein MNIKKMARQAAAVTFATALLAGGGASALAKGNDSGDYKESYGFSHITRDDMLKIPEQQKSGQFQVPAFNAASIQNISSAKGSDQWGNAIDLDVWDSWPLQNADGTVAEYNGYHIVFALAGDPKKGWDTFIYMFYQKVGDTSIDSWKNAGRVFKDSDKNVPNDPILNNQAEEWSGSATLTKDGQVRLFYTNRQGWDPAHGFFGKQTLTTAQVNVSKPDADTLKVDGVEDLKSIFDGDGKFYQNVNQAFGEGDYADNHTLRDPHYVEDNGRKYLVFESNTGTETGYQGEESLYNRSYYEGSKVFFEAEKNKLLSGPKKSLATLANGSLGIIELNDDYTLKTVMKPLIASNTVTDEIERANVFEMNGKWYLFTDSRGSKMTIDGIGANDVYMLGYVADSLTGPYKPLNGSGLVLHMNLDPNDLTWTYSHFAIPQAGGNNVVITSYMTNRGLYAGQHSTFAPSFLVNIKGSKTSVVQDSVLEQGQLTVK; encoded by the coding sequence ATGAATATCAAAAAGATGGCAAGACAAGCAGCAGCAGTAACCTTCGCAACAGCTTTACTTGCAGGTGGCGGAGCTTCAGCTTTGGCGAAGGGGAATGACAGCGGGGATTACAAAGAAAGCTACGGCTTTTCCCATATTACCCGCGATGACATGTTGAAAATACCGGAACAGCAAAAAAGCGGACAATTCCAGGTTCCCGCATTCAATGCCGCCTCTATCCAGAATATTTCTTCTGCAAAAGGCTCAGATCAGTGGGGCAACGCCATCGACCTTGATGTCTGGGACAGCTGGCCGCTGCAAAATGCGGACGGAACCGTTGCCGAGTATAATGGCTACCATATCGTTTTTGCACTGGCGGGGGATCCCAAAAAAGGATGGGACACCTTCATCTACATGTTCTATCAAAAGGTGGGCGACACCTCCATTGACAGCTGGAAAAATGCCGGCAGAGTCTTTAAAGACAGCGATAAAAATGTTCCAAATGATCCAATTCTGAACAACCAAGCCGAAGAATGGTCCGGTTCCGCAACCTTGACGAAGGATGGCCAAGTCCGCCTGTTCTATACCAACCGCCAAGGCTGGGACCCGGCACACGGATTTTTTGGCAAGCAAACCCTGACTACAGCGCAAGTGAATGTGTCGAAGCCGGATGCGGATACGCTGAAGGTAGATGGCGTAGAAGACCTCAAATCGATCTTTGACGGCGACGGAAAGTTCTATCAAAATGTGAATCAGGCTTTCGGTGAAGGCGATTATGCGGATAACCATACCTTAAGAGATCCTCATTATGTGGAAGACAATGGCCGTAAATACCTTGTTTTTGAATCGAATACCGGTACGGAAACGGGTTACCAGGGCGAAGAATCGCTGTACAACAGATCTTACTACGAAGGAAGCAAGGTCTTCTTCGAGGCTGAAAAAAATAAACTCTTGTCTGGCCCTAAGAAATCACTGGCAACATTAGCGAACGGATCACTGGGGATTATCGAGCTGAATGATGACTACACTCTGAAAACAGTAATGAAGCCGCTCATCGCCTCCAATACCGTAACCGATGAAATTGAACGGGCGAACGTGTTTGAAATGAATGGCAAGTGGTATCTGTTCACGGATTCCCGCGGCTCCAAAATGACCATTGACGGAATCGGCGCCAATGATGTATACATGCTGGGCTATGTAGCGGATTCATTGACCGGTCCTTATAAACCGTTGAACGGAAGCGGACTTGTGCTGCACATGAACCTTGATCCTAATGACCTTACCTGGACGTACTCCCACTTCGCCATCCCGCAGGCCGGAGGAAATAATGTGGTCATTACCAGTTATATGACGAACCGGGGTTTGTATGCCGGGCAGCATTCCACTTTTGCGCCAAGCTTCCTTGTGAATATTAAGGGCTCGAAAACTTCGGTTGTCCAAGATAGTGTCCTTGAACAAGGGCAATTGACGGTGAAGTAG